Proteins encoded within one genomic window of Spodoptera frugiperda isolate SF20-4 chromosome 7, AGI-APGP_CSIRO_Sfru_2.0, whole genome shotgun sequence:
- the LOC118265832 gene encoding N(6)-adenine-specific methyltransferase METTL4 isoform X1, translated as MALIYKACDCYLIDHRDFITNVYKRTVVNENETVSFSLLSKLFSILNIAHKQSRKRQRNSDNLHEETMKVKAAYERFLQEIPADIKDSLVSKYKLLETSAVRDLSKELFESTIFDFMGMKGGNNAETSLKCRIKEHNFLIPPNSRFYCGCVKEQCLKLDGNKFDIVVADPPWWNKYIRRLKNANKKLSYSMMYNEDIAAIPLQNLLAENCLVAVWCTNAPSNVAAVKNIIFPKWGVEYVGTWYWMKVTVDVQPLCSFASGCEKQPYERIILGKIGEVNDIPDGQVVVSVPSALHSQKPPLLDILSPLVKTESPQTLELFARYLLPNTTSVGYEPLKWQHESLYEEVT; from the exons ATGGCATTAATTTACAAAGCCTGTGATTGCTACTTGATTGATCATAGAGATTTTATCACGAACGTGTACAAAAGAACAGTAGTAAACGAAAATGAAACAGTTTCATTtagtttattatcaaaattgttCTCTATTTTAAATATAGCCCACAAACAGAGCAGGAAAAGACAGCGTAATTCTGATAATTTGCACGAAGAG ACAATGAAAGTTAAAGCAGCCTATGAGAGATTCTTGCAAGAAATACCAGCAGATATAAAAGACAGTTTAGTGAGTAAATACAAATTACTAGAGACATCAGCAGTAAGGGATCTGTCTAAAGAACTATTTGAAAGCACAATCTTTGACTTCATGGGCATGAAAGGTGGGAATAATGCTGAAACATCACTGAAATGTAGAATAAAGGAGCATAACTTTTTAATACCACCTAACTCCAG GTTCTACTGTGGATGTGTAAAAGAACAGTGTCTGAAATTAGATGGCAATAAGTTTGACATAGTGGTAGCTGATCCTCCATGGTGGAACAAATACATAAGGAGGCTCAAGAATGCTAATAAGAAATTAAG CTACTCAATGATGTATAACGAAGACATAGCAGCAATACCATTACAGAACCTCCTTGCTGAGAACTGTCTAGTCGCAGTATGGTGTACAAATGCACCTAGCAATGTTGCcgcagtaaaaaatataatattcccAAAATGGGGAGTGGAATATGTGGGAACTTGGTACTGGATGAAGGTTACAGTGGATGTGCAGCCACTGTGCAGTTTTGCTTCTGGTTGTGAGAAGCAGCCTTATGAGAGGATTATATTGGGAAAAATTGGGGAAGTTAATGATATACCAGATGGTCAGGTGGTGGTCAGTGTGCCCAGTGCCTTGCATTCACAGAAACCACCTTTGCTAG ATATTTTATCGCCACTGGTGAAGACAGAAAGCCCTCAAACCTTAGAACTGTTCGCGAGGTACCTCCTACCGAATACCACCAGTGTGGGGTACGAACCGTTAAAGTGGCAACACGAATCCTTATATGAAGAAGTTACGTga
- the LOC118265832 gene encoding N(6)-adenine-specific methyltransferase METTL4 isoform X2: MKVKAAYERFLQEIPADIKDSLVSKYKLLETSAVRDLSKELFESTIFDFMGMKGGNNAETSLKCRIKEHNFLIPPNSRFYCGCVKEQCLKLDGNKFDIVVADPPWWNKYIRRLKNANKKLSYSMMYNEDIAAIPLQNLLAENCLVAVWCTNAPSNVAAVKNIIFPKWGVEYVGTWYWMKVTVDVQPLCSFASGCEKQPYERIILGKIGEVNDIPDGQVVVSVPSALHSQKPPLLDILSPLVKTESPQTLELFARYLLPNTTSVGYEPLKWQHESLYEEVT, translated from the exons ATGAAAGTTAAAGCAGCCTATGAGAGATTCTTGCAAGAAATACCAGCAGATATAAAAGACAGTTTAGTGAGTAAATACAAATTACTAGAGACATCAGCAGTAAGGGATCTGTCTAAAGAACTATTTGAAAGCACAATCTTTGACTTCATGGGCATGAAAGGTGGGAATAATGCTGAAACATCACTGAAATGTAGAATAAAGGAGCATAACTTTTTAATACCACCTAACTCCAG GTTCTACTGTGGATGTGTAAAAGAACAGTGTCTGAAATTAGATGGCAATAAGTTTGACATAGTGGTAGCTGATCCTCCATGGTGGAACAAATACATAAGGAGGCTCAAGAATGCTAATAAGAAATTAAG CTACTCAATGATGTATAACGAAGACATAGCAGCAATACCATTACAGAACCTCCTTGCTGAGAACTGTCTAGTCGCAGTATGGTGTACAAATGCACCTAGCAATGTTGCcgcagtaaaaaatataatattcccAAAATGGGGAGTGGAATATGTGGGAACTTGGTACTGGATGAAGGTTACAGTGGATGTGCAGCCACTGTGCAGTTTTGCTTCTGGTTGTGAGAAGCAGCCTTATGAGAGGATTATATTGGGAAAAATTGGGGAAGTTAATGATATACCAGATGGTCAGGTGGTGGTCAGTGTGCCCAGTGCCTTGCATTCACAGAAACCACCTTTGCTAG ATATTTTATCGCCACTGGTGAAGACAGAAAGCCCTCAAACCTTAGAACTGTTCGCGAGGTACCTCCTACCGAATACCACCAGTGTGGGGTACGAACCGTTAAAGTGGCAACACGAATCCTTATATGAAGAAGTTACGTga